From a region of the Procambarus clarkii isolate CNS0578487 chromosome 18, FALCON_Pclarkii_2.0, whole genome shotgun sequence genome:
- the LOC138365967 gene encoding serine-rich adhesin for platelets-like, with translation MVIFYMTSWRRNREREALHPASNSSSNRDPASNKRGNSSSNSSSNRDPASNKRGNSGSNRSSNRDPASNKRGNSSSNSSSNRDPASNKRGNSSSNRSSNRDPASNKRGNSSSNSSSNRDPASNKRGNSSSNRDPASNKRGNSSSNRDPASNKRGNSSSNRDPASNKRGNSSSNRDPASNKRGNSSSNRDPASNKRGNSSSNRDPASNKRGNSSSNRDPASNKRGNSSSNRDPASNKRGNSSSNRSSNRDPASNKRGNSSSNRDPASNKRGNSSSNRDPASNKRGNSSSNRDPASNKRGNSSSNRDPASNKRGNSSSNRSSNRDPASNKRGNSSSNRDPASNKRGNNMCYHDGGVVALVNTTLVNTALVNTALVNTTLVNTALVNTALVNTTLVNTALVNTALVNTTLVNTALVNTALVNTTLVNTALVNTALVNTTLVNTALVNTALVNTTLVNTALVNTALVNTTLVNTALVNTALVNTTLVNTLVNTALVNTTLVNTALVNTALVNTTLVNTALVNTALVNTTLVNTLVNTALVNTTLVNTALVNTTLVNTLVNTALVNTTLVNTALVNTALVNTTLVNTALVNTALVNTTLVNTALVNTTLVNTALVNTTLVNTALVNTTLVNTALVNTTLVNTALVNTALVNTALVNTTLVNTALVNTALVNTTLVNTALVNTALVNTTLVNTALVNTALVNTTLVNTALVNTTLVNTALVNTVLVNTALVNTALVNTTLVNTALVNTTLVNTALVNTTLVNTALVNTTLVNTALVNTTLVNTALVNTVLVNTALVNTALVNTTLVNTALVNTTLVNTALVNTTLVNTALVNTALVNTALVNTTLVNTALVNTALVNTTLVNTALVNTALVNTTLVNTALVNTTLVLSECSPLRLKSGVVLLSVTCCRPPQRDLLSSSSA, from the exons ATGGTGATATTTTATATGACTTCCTGGAGGAGGAACCGAGAGCGTGAAGCCCTTCATCCCgcgagcaacagtagcagcaacagagaCCCAGCCAGTAATAAGAgaggcaacagtagcagcaacagtagcagcaacagagaCCCAGCCAGTAATAAGAGAGgcaacagtggcagcaacaggagcagcaacagagaCCCAGCCAGTAATAAGAgaggcaacagtagcagcaacagtagcagcaacagagaCCCAGCCAGTAATAAGAgaggcaacagtagcagcaacaggagcagcaacagagaCCCAGCCAGTAATAAGAgaggcaacagtagcagcaacagtagcagcaacagagaCCCAGCCAGTAATAAGAgaggcaacagtagcagcaacagagaCCCAGCCAGTAATAAGAgaggcaacagtagcagcaacagagaCCCAGCCAGTAATAAGAgaggcaacagtagcagcaacagagaCCCAGCCAGTAATAAGAgaggcaacagtagcagcaacagagaCCCAGCCAGTAATAAGAgaggcaacagtagcagcaacagagaCCCAGCCAGTAATAAGAgaggcaacagtagcagcaacagagaCCCAGCCAGTAATAAGAgaggcaacagtagcagcaacagagaCCCAGCCAGTAATAAGAgaggcaacagtagcagcaacagagaCCCAGCCAGTAATAAGAgaggcaacagtagcagcaacaggagcagcaacagagaCCCAGCCAGTAATAAGAgaggcaacagtagcagcaacagagaCCCAGCCAGTAATAAGAgaggcaacagtagcagcaacagagaCCCAGCCAGTAATAAGAgaggcaacagtagcagcaacagagaCCCAGCCAGTAATAAGAgaggcaacagtagcagcaacagagaCCCAGCCAGTAATAAGAgaggcaacagtagcagcaacaggagcagcaacagagaCCCAGCCAGTAATAAGAgaggcaacagtagcagcaacagagaCCCAGCCAGTAATAAGAGAGGCAATAACATGTGTTATCATGATGGGGGCGTTgt CGCGCTGGTGAACACCACCCTGGTGAACACCGCGCTGGTGAACACCGCGCTGGTGAACACCACCCTGGTGAACACCGCGCTGGTGAACACCGCGCTGGTGAACACCACCCTGGTGAACACCGCGCTGGTGAACACCGCGCTGGTGAACACCACCCTGGTGAACACCGCGCTGGTGAACACCGCGCTGGTGAACACCACCCTGGTGAACACCGCGCTGGTGAACACCGCGCTGGTGAACACCACCCTGGTGAACACCGCGCTGGTGAACACCGCGCTGGTGAACACCACCCTGGTGAACACCGCGCTGGTGAACACCGCGCTGGTGAACACCACCCTGGTGAACACCGCGCTGGTGAACACCGCGCTGGTGAACACCACCCTGGTGAACACCCTGGTGAACACCGCGCTGGTGAACACCACCCTGGTGAACACCGCGCTGGTGAACACCGCGCTGGTGAACACCACCCTGGTGAACACCGCGCTGGTGAACACCGCGCTGGTGAACACCACCCTGGTGAACACCCTGGTGAACACCGCGCTGGTGAACACCACCCTGGTGAACACCGCGCTGGTGAACACCACCCTGGTGAACACCCTGGTGAACACCGCGCTGGTGAACACCACCCTGGTGAACACCGCGCTGGTGAACACCGCGCTGGTGAACACCACCCTGGTGAACACCGCGCTGGTGAACACCGCGCTGGTGAACACCACCCTGGTGAACACCGCGCTGGTGAACACCACCCTGGTGAACACCGCGCTGGTGAACACCACCCTGGTGAACACCGCGCTGGTGAACACCACCCTGGTGAACACCGCGCTGGTGAACACCACCCTGGTGAACACCGCGCTGGTGAACACCGCGCTGGTGAACACCGCGCTGGTGAACACCACCCTGGTGAACACCGCGCTGGTGAACACCGCGCTGGTGAACACCACCCTGGTGAACACCGCGCTGGTGAACACCGCGCTGGTGAACACCACCCTGGTGAACACCGCGCTGGTGAACACCGCGCTGGTGAACACCACCCTGGTGAACACCGCGCTGGTGAACACCACCCTGGTGAACACCGCGCTGGTGAACACCGTGCTGGTGAACACCGCGCTGGTGAACACCGCGCTGGTGAACACCACCCTGGTGAACACCGCGCTGGTGAACACCACCCTGGTGAACACCGCGCTGGTGAACACCACCCTGGTGAACACCGCGCTGGTGAACACCACCCTGGTGAACACCGCGCTAGTGAACACCACCCTGGTGAACACCGCGCTGGTGAACACCGTGCTGGTGAACACCGCGCTGGTGAACACCGCGCTGGTGAACACCACCCTGGTGAACACCGCGCTGGTGAACACCACCCTGGTGAACACCGCGCTGGTGAACACCACCCTGGTGAACACCGCGCTGGTGAACACCGCGCTGGTGAACACCGCGCTGGTGAACACCACCCTGGTGAACACCGCGCTGGTGAACACCGCGCTGGTGAACACCACCCTGGTGAACACCGCGCTGGTGAACACCGCGCTGGTGAACACCACCCTGGTGAACACCGCGCTGGTGAACACCACCCTGGTATTATCCGAATGTAGTCCTCTCCGACTTAAATCAGGTGTCGTCCTCCTCAGCGTGACCTGTTGTCGTCCTCCTCAGCGTGACCTGTTGTCGTCCTCCTCAGCGTGA
- the LOC138365968 gene encoding ribosome-binding protein 1-like: MGGVHHGGVHQGSVQQGGVHQGSVHQGSVHQGGVHQGSVHQGGVHKGGVHQGSVHQGGVHKGGVHQGSVHQGGVHQGGVHKDGVHQGGVYQGGVHQGGVHQGSVHQSNVHQGGVHQGNVHQGSVHQGGVHQGSVHQSNVHQDGVHQGNVHQGRVHQGSVHQGGVHKGCVYQGGVHQGGVHQGSVHQGGVHQGSVHQNNVHQGGVQGNVHQGNVHQGGVHQGSVHQGSVHQGSVHQGNVHQGVHQGSVHQGSVHQGNVHQGSVHQGNVHQDSVHQGGVHPDSVHQDSVHQGGVHQGNVHQGVHQGGVHQGSVHQGNVHQGSVHQGNVHQDSVHQGGVHPDSVHQGGVHHGSVHQGRVHQGGVHQGSVHQGSVHQGSVH; this comes from the coding sequence ATGGGTGGTGTTCACCATGGTGGTGTTCATCAGGGTAGTGTTCAACAGGGTGGTGTTCATCAGGGCAGTGTTCACCAGGGCAGTGTTCACCAGGGTGGTGTTCACCAGGGCAGTGTTCACCAGGGCGGTGTTCACAAGGGTGGTGTTCACCAGGGCAGTGTTCACCAGGGCGGTGTTCACAAGGGTGGTGTTCACCAGGGCAGTGTTCACCAGGGCGGTGTTCACCAGGGCGGTGTTCACAAGGATGGTGTTCACCAGGGCGGTGTTTACCAGGGTGGTGTTCACCAGGGCGGTGTTCACCAGGGCAGTGTTCACCAGAGCAATGTTCACCAAGGCGGTGTTCATCAGGGCAATGTTCACCAGGGCAGTGTTCACCAGGGCGGTGTTCACCAGGGCAGTGTTCACCAGAGCAATGTTCACCAAGACGGTGTTCATCAGGGCAATGTTCACCAGGGCCGTGTTCACCAGGGCAGTGTTCACCAGGGCGGTGTTCACAAAGGTTGTGTTTACCAGGGTGGTGTTCACCAGGGCGGTGTTCACCAGGGCAGTGTTCACCAGGGCGGTGTTCACCAGGGCAGTGTTCACCAGAACAATGTTCACCAAGGCGGTGTTCAGGGCAATGTTCACCAGGGCAATGTTCACCAAGGCGGTGTTCACCAGGGCAGTGTTCACCAGGGAAGTGTTCACCAGGGCAGTGTTCACCAGGGCAATGTTCACCAAGGTGTTCACCAGGGCAGTGTTCACCAGGGCAGTGTTCACCAGGGCAATGTTCACCAGGGCAGTGTTCATCAGGGCAATGTTCACCAGGACAGTGTTCACCAGGGTGGTGTTCACCCGGACAGTGTTCACCAGGACAGTGTTCACCAGGGTGGTGTTCACCAGGGCAATGTTCACCAAGGTGTTCACCAGGGTGGTGTTCACCAGGGCAGTGTTCACCAGGGCAATGTTCACCAGGGCAGTGTTCATCAGGGCAATGTTCACCAGGACAGTGTTCACCAGGGTGGTGTTCACCCGGACAGTGTTCACCAGGGTGGTGTTCACCACGGCAGTGTTCACCAGGGTAGAGTTCACCAGGGTGGTGTTCACCAGGGCAGTGTTCACCAGGGCAGTGTTCACCAGGGCAGTGTTCACTAG
- the LOC138365969 gene encoding mucin-22-like yields MNTALVNTALVNTALVNTALVNTALVNTALVNTTLVNTAKVNTVLVNPTLVNTTLVNTTLVNTTLVNSVLVNTALVNTTLVNTALVNTVLVNTALVNTLVNTALVNTTLVNTTLVNTALVNTVLVNTALVNTALVNTTLVNTALVNTTLVNTALVNTALVNTTLVNTTLVNSTLVNTAVVNTTLVNTALVNTTLVNTTLVNSTLVNTAVVNTVLVNIALVNTTLVNTALVNTVLVNTALVNTALVNTTQINTALVNTVLVNTTLVNTVLVNIALMNTALVNIALVNTALVNTALVNTTLVNIALVNTALVNTALVNTALVNTALVNIALANTALVNTALVNTALVNTALVNTALVNTTLVNTAVVNTALVNTALVNTALVNIALMNTALVNIALVNTALVNTALVNTALVNTALVNTTLVNTALVNTILVSTALVNTALVNTALVNTTLVNTALVNTALVMTALMNTTLLNTTLMNTTMVNTTPDEHHPGEHCPGEHHPGEHHP; encoded by the coding sequence ATGAACACCGCCCTGGTGAACACTGCCCTGGTGAACACTGCCCTGGTGAACACTGCCCTAGTGAACACCGCCCTGGTGAACACTGCCCTGGTGAACACCACCCTGGTGAACACCGCCAAGGTGAACACTGTCCTGGTGAACCCCACCCTGGTGAACACTACTCTGGTGAACACCACCCTGGTGAACACCACCCTGGTGAACTCTGTCCTAGTGAACACTGCCCTGGTGAACACCACCCTGGTGAACACCGCCCTGGTGAACACTGTCCTGGTGAACACTGCCCTGGTGAACACCCTAGTGAACACTGCCCTGGTGAACACCACCCTGGTGAACACCACCCTGGTGAACACCGCCCTGGTGAACACTGTCCTGGTGAACACTGCCCTGGTGAACACTGCCCTGGTGAACACCACCCTGGTGAACACTGCCCTGGTGAACACCACCCTAGTGAACACTGCCCTGGTGAACACTGCCCTGGTGAACACCACCCTGGTGAACACCACCCTGGTGAACTCTACCCTAGTGAACACTGCCGTGGTGAACACCACCCTGGTGAACACTGCCCTGGTGAACACCACCCTGGTGAACACCACCCTGGTGAACTCTACCCTGGTGAACACTGCCGTGGTGAACACTGTTTTGGTGAACATTGCCCTGGTGAACACCACCCTGGTGAACACTGCCCTGGTGAACACTGTCCTGGTGAACACCGCCCTGGTGAACACTGCCCTGGTGAACACCACCCAGATAAACACCGCCCTGGTGAACACTGTCCTGGTGAACACCACCCTGGTGAACACTGTCCTGGTGAACATTGCCCTGATGAACACTGCCCTGGTGAACATTGCCCTGGTGAACACTGCCCTGGTGAACACTGCCCTGGTGAACACCACCTTGGTGAACATTGCCCTGGTGAACACTGCCCTGGTGAACACTGCCCTGGTGAACACTGCTCTGGTGAACACCGCCTTGGTGAACATTGCTCTGGCGAACACTGCCCTGGTGAACACCGCCCTGGTGAACACTGCCCTGGTGAACACCGCCCTGGTGAACACCGCCCTGGTAAACACCACCCTTGTGAACACCGCCGTGGTGAACACTGCCCTGGTGAACACCGCCCTGGTGAACACTGCCCTGGTGAACATTGCCCTGATGAACACCGCCTTGGTGAATATTGCTCTGGTGAACACTGCCCTGGTGAACACCGCCCTGGTGAACACTGCCCTGGTGAACACCGCCCTGGTGAACACCACCCTGGTGAACACCGCCCTGGTGAACACCATCCTTGTGAGCACCGCCCTGGTGAACACTGCCCTGGTGAACACTGCCCTGGTGAACACCACCCTGGTGAACACTGCCCTGGTGAACACCGCCCTGGTGATGACTGCCCTGATGAACACGACCCTGTTGAACACTACCCTGATGAACACCACCATGGTGAACACCACCCCTGATGAACACCACCCTGGTGAACACTGCCCTGGTGAACACCACCCTGGTGAACACCACCCCTGA